TGTTGCAGGTGGAATACGAGGGGGGCGTGGTTAACGAAGGTTACCCGAGTGACGGCCGGATCGACGCGCGCAGGCGGAGGGGCGCCGAGCGGATAGGCCGTGCCGGGGGGATCCCAGCATCCACGCTCCCGGTTGCGCGACCATTTGATGAACTCGGACAGCCCGGCCATACCACGGAGTGGCACGTTCTGAAATCGTCCGTTTTAGCGGCGGCTTTCGAAGCTTGCCGGCATACGTCCGATGAGGGGGATCAGGATAGATGCGTGCACTGCAGCGCTGCAACACTACCTCTCAACGGGGCGCTTTGTTCATGTTTGATCGCTACTCTAACTCCGCGACGGCAAGCGCCCGATTCGCCTGGAGCACCATCGCGTCGGGGTCGACGACGAGCCGTTGTGGCTTAAAGTCCAACAGCCAGGATACCGGTTGGGGCCGGTCGGGCGCTAGATGGACCATCACCCTACCCTCTCTGTAGGCATCGGTGAAGCGCTTCTCGCGCCGCGCGATAATCGCCACATCAGCCGTCCCCGTACCCCGGTTTACGGCGGTGGCCTCGACGAACCACTGATCGCCCCGTTGCTCGACACGCACATCGTCGAGGCGATATTCGGGCGTCACGACATCGAAGAACCACTGGTCGACAAACGCCTGGTAGGCGCTTGAGTCCGCCGCGAAGGGACGGAGCGTTTCGATGAGGTCGTGCAGTGCCGGGTAGTCGTTCGGCACGAGATAGGTACGAATGAAGGATTGCAGGCCGGCGAACATGGCTTCGCGTCCGAGGTGATTGTGCAACATCCAGAACGCCCAGGCGCCCTTGTTGTAGACGACACTTTCATCGGCCTGGGTGGTCATGACCGTCCGGGCCAGGGGTTGCTCGCGATCCACGCGGCGCTGATCGAAATACTCCTCCTCGATACGTGTCGCGAACGCGATGCGCGCCAGCTGGCCTTTCTCACTTTCATGCAACAGGAGCGTGGCGTAATGCGCCATGCCCTCGATGAGCACATCGGCTCCCGGGCCCTCGCCGGGCGTCAGCACGTTTGCCCACCACTGGTGTGCGGCCTCGTGCGCGGTGACGACGAAGGCGGCGCTCAGATCGGCGTCGCGCCTCGATAAAAATCCCGACGTCTCCGAGAACGGGATATTGGTTGGAAATCCCTGCGCGTTCGTGACCATATTCGGGAATTCGCTCAGTCGGAGTTCCTGCCACGGATACGGATAGAACCAGGCCGAGTAGCGCTCGCGCGCCGCGACGAGGGTGTTCAGCATCTCGTCGACGTTGTAGGCGTGGTCGGGGTGGTAGAATACCGCTGTGCCGCCCTGTCGCTTTTCATCCCACCGGCCGGCAACCAGGTTGACGGCCTTGACGGGCGCATCGCTCTCCCATACTGAGGTCGTTGTGCCGCCATCGGAGTGCTCGGACCGCTTCGTGCCAACCATGTTGACGGTGTAGCCGTCGGGCGCCATCACGGTAAAACGGGTCGTGAACGCCGTCGCGTTCCCCGAGATGGGCGGCAGCTCGCCGCGCCAGAAATCGTCTGGATACACGCGTGGGTCGGGCCGGTTGTCGGCATCCACGCCGATCGTTTCGTCAAATCCGGGAACGGGAAGGAAATCGTTCAGCGCCGCACCGGAGGGTAGGATAAACTGCTCGACGCCACCACCATTTCGTGTCATGCCGGCGGGAAATTCGGCGCTATACGAGAAGCCGACACGGAGTTCCTCGCCTGGCATCATCGGCCGGGCCGGGTGCAGCACCTGCAGGCCGGCACGGTCCTCCGACGCGTGAGCCTCGCCATCGATCGACCAGGAGACGTTGTCGAATGCGAAGACCGTGAACGGCAGGGCATCCAGTGGCGCCGTCGAGCGATTCGCGAGGACATAGGTACCCTGTATGTCGACACGCCGCCGCGTGGGCTCCAGGCGTACTGCCGCGTCTACGTGCAAGATCGTGGGTAGAGGCGCGCCTGCCCAGGTCGCGACATGTTGCCGCCAGTAGGACGTTGCGCGGGCTTCGGCCGCGTGGCCCTGGAAGCCGGCGTTGATTTCGTGTGCCAGGTAAACGCCGATGACAAGCGGGACGATCAGGAAGGGCGCCAGCGCGACGGCCACACGGCCGAGCTGTCTGGGCCGCCACCGATGCAGCAGGCCGGCAGCGTCGCGCTCGGTTCGAGCAAAACCAAGCAGAGCTACAGCCGAGAAGAACACGCCGACGCCAAGCACCAGGAGACGATTCAGCACCAGTGCTCGCCCGTTGAGCGAAAAGAGGCCCATATCGCTCCAGCGCAGCGTGCCCCATAGCGGCCAGTTAAACACCCAGGTCATCCCCCCGCTCTGGAAGGCGTAGACCGTCACCAACAGTGCGCCGAGGCCGATCGCATACGTCGTGTACCGTTCGCGAACGAGCGCGAAGACCGCCGTGATAAAGGCGTTCCAGCAAAAATACGTCGGCCCCAGCACGAGCCCCCATACCAACAGGAAGGGCCCTATTTCGACGCGACCCGCATCTTGGGCGATAAGTACGTTGAGGCCCATCAACGTGCATGCCACAACGATCACGGCGACGACCACTCCCTGGGCGAGGCTCTTGCCGGCGAGCAACGCGGCCGTCTGAAACGGCGCCGCATAGGCGATGGACGCGAACCCGGTGAGCCGTTCCCGGTTGAGCGATTCCACGGTATAAAAAAGCAGCAGCAAAGCGGCGAACGAGGATAATACATCGATGCCGCCGACAGCCAGGTTACCGGCGGTTTGGATCTCCGGAATGCCGAGTATGCGCCCGCCTTCGCTTGCGAACTCGAGCACCATCATCACCATAAAAAGCACCAGGACATACAGCCCGGGCTGGCCGCGCAGCTCGCGCAGGTCGGCAAGAAGGATATACCACAGGCTTGTCCACAAGCCTGGCTTTTGGGTGCGCATCCCAAGGTCACCCAGCGGCTTGAAGCTCACCGGCACGCTACCGGTCGGCTCCAGGGTGACACGCTGAGCGCGGCGTCTTGTCTGTCGAGAAATCCATGTGTCTACCCGCTCTCGCCGGAAGAGGGCGTACGAAACCGCCACGCCGGCGAGCCCGGATACAAAGAGCCGGCTCAGCCAGAACGTCCCATCCAGCGCCAGCGGCGCCGCATTATAAAACGCCACGCCCCGATCCACCATGTATACGTTTTGGCGGAGCCAGCGCAGATTCCAGGGTTCGGCGATCATCATCAGGTGGTTCGCGGCGGTGTCCCCGCTGGCTACGTCCGACGTCCATAGGAAAAACAGGATGCCGAGGAAGGCCACGATTGGGAAGGCATAAACCAGCATCGGCTGCCGGCTGCGTTCGCCGATCGCGAAGGAGACACACGCGCAGCACACGGCACCGGGAACGAGGAAGGCAAAGAACGGGGCGACGAAGTTGCCGATCTCGAACGGGCCGATGCGCATCTCCGGGTTGGATTCCGGTGCAAACTGTACCCGCCACATGGCGAATACGAGATGAAACGCCATCACCACGGTCAAAGCGACGAGCACGCCGCCCAGCTTGCCACCGACATATTCTCGGCGGGTTAGTGGTGTGCTATGTAGCAGTTCGCCAACCTGGGCTTCGTCGTCGCGGATCACCGACAGGCCGGCGAGTAGCGAGGCCATGAAGGTGTAGACCAGGCTACCACTCAGACTAAAGATGTTCGCCAGCGCGTAGCGGGAGTTGATATACGGCAGTACGCCGGTCGCCGCATCGCCCGATGGGATCATGCCGTCCGGGTTGAGCATCAGGGTGACGAGGACGACCAGCCCGATCATCAACCAGAAGAGCGGCCCGGAAATCTGGGTGCGCAGCTCGTGCTGCCCGATAGTGAGCATGCGATGCCATGTCATGCGGTGCCTCCCTGCATCAAGGCAAAGTAAGCATCCTCGAGGGTCGGCGTGGCCGGTGTAAAGCCATCGGGCGGCCGGCCTTCTGTATGGACACGCACAAAATTCTGGCCTTCGATCAGGTACGACTGGGTGATGCGCTCGGTACGCGATACCTCCGCGAAGTCCGCATGACTTACCGTGCCCTCGTAGATCATTCCTGCTATCCGGGCCCGAGCGGCCTCAGGCGTGGTGGTGGCCACCAGCCGGCCATTTCGGATGACGGCGAATCGGGGGCACAACATGGCCACATCCTCCACGATGTGGGTGGATAATAGCACGGTACGGGTCTCAGCCAGTTCGGCGAGGAGGCGATAAAAGCGAATCCGTTCCTCCGGATCGAGCCCTGCCGTCGGCTCATCGACGATGATGAGGTCCGGGTCGCCGGCGAGCGCTTGCGCGATGCCAAGCCGCTGTCGCATGCCCCCTGAATACGACTTGACCTTGCGCTTCGCGGCGAATGTGAGATTAACGCGCTCCAGCAGCGCCCCGCACAGGGCCGTCAGCCCGCCCGGCGCGTCGACACCCTTGAGTCGCAGCATATGAAGCAGCATGGCCTCGCCCGTCAGGTTAGGATAGAAGCCGAAATACTGGGGAAGGTACCCGAGTCGGGGCCAGATTTTCTCCGGATGATGGGTAACGTCATCACCCTGAAACACAACACGGCCGGACGTCGATTCGAGCAGGCCGGCGAGAATGCGCATGAGCGTGGTCTTCCCCGATCCATTGGGCCCCAGTAGGCCGAACATGCCCTGTGGAATCTCCAGTCGGATGCCTTGCAGCGCGGCTACGGGGCCGGGGTAGACTTTAACGAGGTCCTGTATTTCTAGCATGGGAGCAAATTGCGCCTGGCGACAGGCAGAGTGGGTTGGGGAACGTCTGGCGTTGAACTACACCGATTGGGTGGCAGCGTGAAAGGAAGCGTCACACCCCTGTAAGATCGCCTCGCGCAGCGCGAATGCATTGTAAAAACTCGTCAGGGCTCGATCTGGGGACGGTACCGGCTGAACCAGGGTAACGAGACGAGTTGTGCCGGCGTAAAGCCGGTGAACCGTTTGATCTCTTTGATGAAATGGGATTGGTCGTGGTACGCATAGGTCGTCACAAGGTCGAACCAATCATTCTGCCTGCCTGTATGCGCTGTGGCGAAGATATCTCGCACGGCATGGCGGGCGCGGTTTCGCATCAGGTATTGCTTGGGCGAGAGCCCCGTGTCGTTTCGGAAATGACGTTCGACGGTGCTGTATGAGGTACGTGTGAGCGCGATCACCTCGCTGACCGACATGGAGGGCGTGAGATGGTCGGAGAGGTCATAAACGATTCCCGATGCCTGGCGGTTGAATGTTTTCAT
Above is a window of Rhodothermales bacterium DNA encoding:
- a CDS encoding M1 family aminopeptidase; the protein is MTWHRMLTIGQHELRTQISGPLFWLMIGLVVLVTLMLNPDGMIPSGDAATGVLPYINSRYALANIFSLSGSLVYTFMASLLAGLSVIRDDEAQVGELLHSTPLTRREYVGGKLGGVLVALTVVMAFHLVFAMWRVQFAPESNPEMRIGPFEIGNFVAPFFAFLVPGAVCCACVSFAIGERSRQPMLVYAFPIVAFLGILFFLWTSDVASGDTAANHLMMIAEPWNLRWLRQNVYMVDRGVAFYNAAPLALDGTFWLSRLFVSGLAGVAVSYALFRRERVDTWISRQTRRRAQRVTLEPTGSVPVSFKPLGDLGMRTQKPGLWTSLWYILLADLRELRGQPGLYVLVLFMVMMVLEFASEGGRILGIPEIQTAGNLAVGGIDVLSSFAALLLLFYTVESLNRERLTGFASIAYAAPFQTAALLAGKSLAQGVVVAVIVVACTLMGLNVLIAQDAGRVEIGPFLLVWGLVLGPTYFCWNAFITAVFALVRERYTTYAIGLGALLVTVYAFQSGGMTWVFNWPLWGTLRWSDMGLFSLNGRALVLNRLLVLGVGVFFSAVALLGFARTERDAAGLLHRWRPRQLGRVAVALAPFLIVPLVIGVYLAHEINAGFQGHAAEARATSYWRQHVATWAGAPLPTILHVDAAVRLEPTRRRVDIQGTYVLANRSTAPLDALPFTVFAFDNVSWSIDGEAHASEDRAGLQVLHPARPMMPGEELRVGFSYSAEFPAGMTRNGGGVEQFILPSGAALNDFLPVPGFDETIGVDADNRPDPRVYPDDFWRGELPPISGNATAFTTRFTVMAPDGYTVNMVGTKRSEHSDGGTTTSVWESDAPVKAVNLVAGRWDEKRQGGTAVFYHPDHAYNVDEMLNTLVAARERYSAWFYPYPWQELRLSEFPNMVTNAQGFPTNIPFSETSGFLSRRDADLSAAFVVTAHEAAHQWWANVLTPGEGPGADVLIEGMAHYATLLLHESEKGQLARIAFATRIEEEYFDQRRVDREQPLARTVMTTQADESVVYNKGAWAFWMLHNHLGREAMFAGLQSFIRTYLVPNDYPALHDLIETLRPFAADSSAYQAFVDQWFFDVVTPEYRLDDVRVEQRGDQWFVEATAVNRGTGTADVAIIARREKRFTDAYREGRVMVHLAPDRPQPVSWLLDFKPQRLVVDPDAMVLQANRALAVAELE
- a CDS encoding ABC transporter ATP-binding protein translates to MLEIQDLVKVYPGPVAALQGIRLEIPQGMFGLLGPNGSGKTTLMRILAGLLESTSGRVVFQGDDVTHHPEKIWPRLGYLPQYFGFYPNLTGEAMLLHMLRLKGVDAPGGLTALCGALLERVNLTFAAKRKVKSYSGGMRQRLGIAQALAGDPDLIIVDEPTAGLDPEERIRFYRLLAELAETRTVLLSTHIVEDVAMLCPRFAVIRNGRLVATTTPEAARARIAGMIYEGTVSHADFAEVSRTERITQSYLIEGQNFVRVHTEGRPPDGFTPATPTLEDAYFALMQGGTA